A window of the Brassica napus cultivar Da-Ae chromosome C5, Da-Ae, whole genome shotgun sequence genome harbors these coding sequences:
- the LOC106345582 gene encoding 3-phosphoinositide-dependent protein kinase 2-like: protein MTMEDEFDSKLSLQGNASNVEGSISRSKSFAFKAPQENFTVQDFELDKIYGVGSYSKVVRATKKKDGGVYALKIMDKKFITKENKTAYVKLERIVLDQLDHPGIVKLFFTFQDNFSLYMALESCEGGELFDQITRKGCLSEDEARFYGAEVVDALEYIHTMGLIHRDIKPENLLLTSDGHIKIADFGSVKPMQDSQITLLPNAASDDKACTFVGTAAYVPPEVLNSSPATFGNDLWALGCTLYQMLSGTSPFKDASEWLIFQRIIARDLKFPNHFSEAARDLIDRLLDTDPSRRPGAGPEGYASLKRHPFFKGVDWKKPRSQTPPKLAPDPSSQSASPERDGSPWNPTHVGDASAMQNNGPSSTSESSGSITRLASIDSFDSRWQQFLEPGESVIMLSAVKKLRKITNKKVQLILTNKPRLIYVDPSKLVAKGNIIWSDNSSDLNVQISSPSHFKICTPKKVLSIEDSKQRALQWRKAIETLQNR, encoded by the exons ATGACAATGGAGGATGAATTTGATTCAAAGCTTTCCCTTCAAGGGAATGCATCAAATGTTGAAGGCAGCATATCAAGAAGCAAGAGCTTCGCATTCAAGGCTCCTCAAGAGAATTTCACCGTCCAAGATTTCGAGCTCGACAAGATCTATGGCGTTGGCTCTTATTCAAAG GTTGTTAGGGcgacgaagaagaaggatggAGGCGTGTACGCGTTGAAGATCATGGACAAAAAGTTTATAACCAAGGAGAATAAAACAGCTTATGTCAAGCTTGAGAGGATTGTTCTTGATCAACTCGACCATCCTGGGATTGTCAAACTCTTCTTTACATTTCAAGATAACTTCTCTCTAT ACATGGCGCTTGAATCTTGTGAAGGTGGGGAGCTTTTTGACCAAATCACCCGA AAAGGTTGTCTATCAGAGGATGAAGCTCGGTTCTATGGTGCAGAAGTTGTGGATGCTCTTGAGTATATACATACTATGGGACTGATACATAGAGATATTAAG CCGGAGAATCTGTTGCTGACTTCAGATGGACACATTAAGATTGCTGATTTTGGTAGTGTAAAGCCTATGCAAGACAGCCAGATCACTCTACTTCCCAATGCAGCTTCCG ATGATAAGGCCTGCACTTTTGTCGGTACGGCTGCATATGTTCCTCCTGAAGTTCTCAACTCCTCTCCAGCAACTTTCGG AAACGATCTCTGGGCACTGGGCTGCACTCTGTACCAAATGCTATCAGGAACATCTCCATTCAAAGATGCAAGTGAATGGCTGATTTTCCAAAGGATTATAGCTAGAGACTTAAAGTTCCCAAATCATTTCTCAGAAGCAGCAAGAGACCTCATCGACCGGTTGCTG GATACAGATCCTAGTAGAAGACCAGGAGCTGGACCAGAAGGTTATGCTTCTCTCAAGAGACATCCTTTCTTCAAAGGAGTTGATTGGAAAAAACCAAGATCACAAACTCCTCCCAAACTAGCTCCAGATCCTTCG TCTCAGTCAGCATCTCCTGAGAGAGACGGTTCTCCATGGAATCCAACACATGTTGGAGATGCCTCAGCCATGCAGAACAATGGTCCCTCTTCAACTTCTGAATCCTCTGGTTCCATAACAAGGCTTGCCTCCATAGACTCATTTGATTCGAGATG GCAACAGTTTCTTGAACCGGGAGAATCGGTTATAATGCTATCAGCAGTGAAGAAGCTACGGAAAATCACGAATAAGAAAGTGCAGCTAATACTCACCAACAAACCGAGACTGATCTACGTTGATCCATCAAAGCTTGTTGCCAAAGGGAACATCATCTGGTCTGATAACTCCAGTGACCTCAACGTTCAAATCTCAAGTCCTTCCCATTTCAAGATTTGCACA CCGAAGAAGGTTCTATCGATTGAAGACTCGAAACAACGAGCTTTGCAGTGGAGAAAGGCAATTGAAACTCTTCAAAACCGTTGA
- the LOC106452691 gene encoding probable U3 small nucleolar RNA-associated protein 7 produces the protein MTMEVALEDNNLMEKVLPPDEQEIDVELEAKEKKYLRGEGANLETLKDKKLKTQLASREKLYGKSAKAAAKIEKWLLPASAGYLETDGLEKTWRVKQTDIAKEVDILSSRNQYDIVLPDFGPYKLDFTASGRHMLAGGRKGHLALVDMMSMNLIKEIQVRETVRDVAFLHNDQFFAAAQKKYSYIYARDGTELHCLKERGPVARLRFLKNHFLLASVNKIGQLHYQDVTYGDMVASIRTGKGRTDVMEVNPYNGVVALGHSGGTVTMWKPTSQAPLVQMQCHPGPVSSVAFHPNGHLMATSGKERKLKIWDLRKFEEVQTIHGFHAKTLSFSQKGLLAAGTGSFVQVLGDSSGDYSRYMSHSMVKGYQIEKVMFRPYEDVLGIGHSMGWSSVLIPGSGEPNFDSWVANPFETTKQRREKEVHLLLDKLPPETIMLDPSKIGAMRPSRRKERPTRGEIEAEKEVAVEAAKGVELKKKTKGRNKPSKRTKKKKELVENVKKTFPEQEQGAAGKKRRIGEDAAADLPSSLKRFARKN, from the exons ATGACGATGGAGGTCGCTTTAGAGGATAACAATCTCATGGAGAAGGTCTTGCCTCCTGATGAGCAG GAGATCGATGTTGAGTTGGAGGCTAAAGAAAAGAAGTATCTTAGAGGAGAAGGTGCTAACTTAGAG ACGTTGAAAGATAAGAAACTAAAGACTCAACTTGCTTCACGAGAAAAGTTGTATGGGAAGTCTGCAAAAGCTGCTGCTAAAATCGAGAAG TGGCTCTTGCCGGCTTCAGCAGGGTACTTGGAGACTGATGGTTTAGAGAAGACATGGCGGGTCAAGCAGACAGATATTGCCAAAGAAGTTGATATATTAAGCTCAAGAAACCAATATGACATTGTGCTCCCAG ATTTTGGCCCGTACAAACTCGATTTTACTGCAAGTGGACGGCATATGCTAGCTGGTGGTCGCAAAGGCCACCTTGCTCTTGTAGACATGATGAGTATGAACTTAATTAAAGAGATCCAG GTACGGGAAACAGTACGTGATGTTGCATTCCTGCACAATGACCAATTCTTTGCAGCTGCCCAGAAGAA GTATTCTTATATTTATGCGAGAGATGGAACTGAGCTCCATTGTTTGAAG GAACGTGGTCCAGTGGCTAGACTCAGGTTCCTAAAGAACCATTTCCTCCTCGCATCAGTGAACAAAATCGGACAGCTACACTACCAAGACGTAACCTACGGAGACATGGTGGCTAGTATCCGAACAGGCAAAGGCAGAACAGATGTAATGGAAGTGAATCCTTACAACGGTGTCGTTGCCTTGGGACACTCTGGTGGAACCGTCACAATGTGGAAACCAACAAGCCAAGCACCTCTAGTCCAAATGCAGTGCCACCCCGGTCCAGTCTCCTCCGTCGCGTTCCACCCAAACGGCCACCTCATGGCTACGTCAGGCAAAGAGCGCAAACTCAAGATCTGGGATCTCCGCAAATTCGAGGAGGTTCAGACCATCCACGGCTTCCACGCCAAGACGCTGAGTTTCAGCCAGAAAGGTTTGCTAGCAGCTGGAACCGGATCGTTCGTTCAGGTTCTAGGAGACTCGAGCGGTGACTATAGCAGATACATGAGCCACTCGATGGTGAAAGGCTACCAGATCGAGAAGGTGATGTTCAGACCGTACGAGGACGTTCTCGGGATCGGTCACTCGATGGGATGGTCCAGCGTTCTCATTCCAGGGTCTGGAGAGCCGAACTTCGATTCCTGGGTGGCTAACCCGTTCGAAACGACGAAGCAGAGGCGGGAGAAGGAAGTGCACTTGCTGCTCGATAAGCTCCCGCCCGAGACGATCATGCTGGATCCTTCTAAGATCGGTGCGATGAGGCCTTCGAGGAGGAAGGAGAGGCCGACGAGAGGAGAGATTGAAGCTGAGAAAGAGGTGGCGGTAGAAGCGGCGAAGGGGGttgagctgaagaagaagactaaAGGAAGGAATAAACCGAGTAAGAGgactaagaagaagaaagagttgGTGGAGAACGTGAAGAAGACGTTCCCGGAGCAAGAGCAGGGTGCTGCTGGTAAGAAGAGAAGGATCGGTGAAGATGCTGCGGCAGATCTGCCATCAAGTTTGAAAAGGTTTGCCCGAAAAAACTGA
- the LOC106373953 gene encoding putative F-box protein At1g47390, with product MANQEKLPWDLTEEILSCVPPESLVRFRTVSKQWNALLSDKTFIKKHKTKMTYRFILATKSKIYSVSVNPKIEVHDLTLDIPALEPHELPRRLMDCDGLLLCDMGKRGMVSNPWLRQTRWVEHEGNHSSFEFCGIGYDDDNGYKTLGTHRTELDPTKTFWKTLDFSSDAWKEQRGVMKSSTSSTTEDAVIAFYSTSGVSLNGTWYRVASYNETKYSYFIVNFDFTKETFNQLCDLPCEDNKHEDALVLRVFMGDRFSLLKQSHLTKKIQIWVTKNKIHKRGGRDVEWMNFMEVSIPNLPDLVQPSYFINDKTLVVCSCDKDGQAWIYVVENNNLISKTKIDLVADNFWPSHCSFIPSLVSVPGVKKEEPE from the coding sequence ATGGCTAACCAGGAGAAGCTTCCGTGGGATTTGACTGAAGAGATCCTCTCTTGTGTCCCTCCTGAATCTCTTGTCCGGTTCAGAACCGTCTCCAAACAATGGAACGCTCTTTTAAGCGACAAGACGTTCATAAAAAAACACAAGACCAAGATGACGTATCGATTCATCTTAGCAACCAAATCCAAGATTTATTCGGTAAGCGTCAATCCAAAGATCGAGGTGCATGACTTGACGTTAGATATTCCTGCTTTAGAACCTCATGAGTTACCTAGACGCTTGATGGATTGCGATGGGCTTTTGCTATGTGACATGGGTAAAAGAGGCATGGTTTCGAACCCATGGTTAAGACAGACTAGATGGGTCGAGCACGAGGGTAACCATAGTAGTTTTGAATTCTGTGGCATAGgttatgatgatgataatggttACAAGACCCTTGGGACTCATCGGACGGAACTAGATCCTACAAAGACATTTTGGAAAACCCTTGATTTTTCATCCGATGCATGGAAGGAACAAAGAGGTGTGATGAAGTCTAGTACTAGTAGTACTACTGAGGATGCTGTAATTGCTTTTTACAGTACCAGTGGTGTGTCTTTGAATGGAACTTGGTATCGTGTTGCTTCTTATAACGAAACCAAGTACTCGTACTTCATAGTTAACTTCGATTTTACTAAGGAAACATTCAACCAATTGTGTGATCTGCCATGTGAGGATAACAAGCATGAGGATGCTCTTGTTCTTAGGGTATTTATGGGAGATCGGTTTTCGTTGTTAAAGCAATCCCATCTAACAAAGAAGATTCAGATTTGGGTGACCAAGAACAAGATTCATAAACGGGGTGGTAGAGATGTGGAATGGATGAATTTCATGGAAGTGTCAATTCCTAACTTGCCGGATTTGGTACAGCCAAGTTACTTCATCAACGATAAAACACTTGTAGTGTGTTCTTGCGACAAAGATGGTCAAGCTTGGATCTATGTTGTGGAGAACAATAACTTGATCAGTAAAACCAAAATAGATCTTGTTGCCGATAATTTTTGGCCTTCGCATTGCTCTTTTATTCCCAGCTTGGTCTCGGTTCCTGgagtaaaaaaagaagaaccagAATGA